In Glycine max cultivar Williams 82 chromosome 4, Glycine_max_v4.0, whole genome shotgun sequence, the genomic stretch TGGCATCAGGAAGTGAGATACTTCAAAACAATCAACCGATCCATAGAAATAAGACATCATTCACTGCATTTGAACCCTTTAGAATGTAACTTCAAAATAGAAATCCCATCACAGTTGGGTCTTTCAGTATCGCCTCAAAAGCTTTAGTTCTCATTAAATTTCTGCTCTGCTCTCACTTCTTTTAGATATATCATAACATATGCATACACAAAAAATTGAAGCAAGTCATATTTACAACACAAAATGATCAACATCATGATACTTCTATAGATATCTAACTATGTCAGTGTATTACTTCTCAGCTCTGGGTGATTTGATGAACACCAGAATCCAGATCCCCCTCCTTCTGCCAGTAATGCAAGATTCAGgttaaagcatgttttttttctcattaatatttCTTCACGAATCCATCCTAATTGAGGTAACAGAGAACCAATGGCCATAGCATCCCTGCACAGAAAACTCTTCTGCTatcctatgattttttttatagatataaaagaagaaatttcTAAAGACAGAGAACTAAATTACAAGGAATTTAGACCATAAGGAATCCTCCTGTGGGAAAAAGTATGTAGCCGACCCCATCTAGTGGGAAAAAGCTTGGTTGTTGGTGTTATTGtaaacagacacacacacacctgTTAGGTAAATGCTTTTAAATAAAACCTGCTTTACACCAAATTAGAAGCTAAATGCCTAATAAGGCCCTAATCAGCTGCAGAGCCAAAGAAAACTCCCTCCAAACATGAGCATTATGCTCCAAGACTCCAACCGAATGTGCCAAAAAGTACGTACCATATATTGCACATTACCTTAAAGATTTAGTTCAATCTATGCTCACTGAAGCATATActattatcaatttatcatatgCAACATCAAACTCATCCACAACAAGCcaagttttgcaaaataaaCCACCCAGATACATATACATATCTTCCTGTGCGGACATACATAAAAGAATCCCTCATTTACATTAGTAACTACTGTATCAATCtattgattaatttgatttacaatatgaaaaataaaagtagaaaCTCTATATAAAAATGTTTGAAGCTGAGATTCCCTGTACATACTCAAAGCGAGATATTTTGTATGTTTATATTTGGTTGCTTACATAGATCTTGGGTTGGGAAATTTATCATCTGCATTCATAGACTGAACGAAATCTGATGTAGTTATTTTACACAGATGAAGGTGGAAATACTAATCACCAGGTATGAATTTTTGCAAGAAATCAATCTAGGATGTAAGTATGTAACTAGCAATTCTCAAAGACATGGAACAACAAAATGTACCTAAATCAACAACATTAGTAATATTTGaagtaaatatatgattttgagaCAGATAAGAGAAACAACAAATGCCAACGTAAGACTATCAAATTCTGTTAAGTAATTTACTAACATAAACCGAGGTGAGTTGATTTACCTGGCCCTTCTTTTTCTTGACTTCAACACTGACTAGACCCTTTTTCTCAGACCCTCTTATGGGGAAAATGAGAAAACACCGTCGGCCCCTAACACTTGGCTTGAACTTCTTTACAGTGAGCCCACCCCCTGACATGACATAGGCTCTCAAATCAGTTCCAGAAAGAGGGGCACCCATAACTTCAAGAATCCCAGCCGACGTGTTAAGTTTCGTCATGGCCATTCTATAGGCTTTATCCGGGTTGATCGTGAGCCTCGCACGGATATACAAGCCCTAAAAGACACAACACACATATAACAATTAGACAATGCTGCATCCCATAcaccattcattcattcataacAAGTTCCACCAGCAGCAGCACTTTCAATCCAAAATGAAGGAGCCTAGAGCatgtattgaataataataattgaagtaGCCTAGAGCATGTGAAAGAACTTAACTTACAGTAAAAGCAACGATAGCAGATGAAAGGGCAAGGAAGCCATACTTGGCCATGCCTTCGGAGAGTCCAACGAAGAGGTTAGCGATCCCGAAAAGGATCCTCCACAGAAAAGCGCAGAGGACAACGCCACCGGCGCCCCACAGAAAGAGAGTATTCCTCTTGAAGAACGCCTCGATTTGCAGCCCAATTGCCTCGCGGTAACGCGAGAAGGCCGAGGTCACCGCGGCGGCCGGTTTATCAAATACCTTCTGCGCAAAGCCTTTGTCGAAATTGGATGAGAAGAATCGGAAGGTGCTATTGCCGAGGCGTTGTTGCGGGTGGAACACAGGCGAAGAGGCGCGGAACGCGGCGGCATTAGAGAATGAGGGTTTTGATGCAAATGAAGAATCGGCGACGGCGGGGCGGCGGAGAGGGGAGCGCTGGTTGGTGGTGCCGCGGAGTAGTAGAGCTCGGAATTGGGTGATTCTTGACATTTGCgtttctgattattttttttttccaattaaacGCAGCAGTGCACTTCACAAAGCCACTCCTGTCGGGTCAACCCTTTCTATCTAAATCTAACTAACATCCCCGGCTGCGCGACCCGACCCGTTAACAGCCAGTAATAACTTCAATCAATGGAGGTGGAAGAAAACGTGCAGAAGAAGACAGGACTATTTCGTAATCGTGCATTTCTACCATGGGACGGTAACTtggtttaaacatttttttcttaatggtAACTAATTGGATTTCTTTCATGGGAAGGTATTGCCTCAAAAGCCAAGATTATGGTCAATATGTGGCTATTTTTTTGGAGACACTGATCTCTTGGACAAGTTCCTAAGTAACTTCCTATTACAAAAGAAACTGTAAGCTTTTAATAAAGAACTAAATCTTGTGATGATCCAATTGGTTATTACTTAAGTTGTAGTCAACCATGTATGATTAAAtaccaatataaaattttgattgctGTAACTTTTTGCTATTTTTATCCAAGTCCAAGCAACCTGCTAACTGTTAAGCTGGAGCATACTATTTGACTGCAGAGAATTCTGTACTTCCTGTTTTTTTTGTCATGCTAAATGCTCTCATCCTCGCTTAACTACGTTTGCACTTTgcaatcttaaaataaaatgaaagaatttatttcatttatttataaacgAATTCTTGTATGTAAGTTTTGGgaattatatattcatttaaaaacCCAACTAACTATTGTCTTCTAGTATTTCATGATTTGCATCCGTTTCATAGAACCGTGTCTGAAACACCTATGGATGCATTGAATGATTCCTGATGTGGACTGTGGACTTGAACCCAAATTTCATCCTCTTTCCCAGACAAACTTTCGTTTTTTCTAACCTGCTCGGTCACTACATCAATGATCGCTATTATGTTAATAGCAAAGAGGATGAGCAACCGCTTGTTTTCACTGGAGATACAATGGTGGTAAGCTTGTCTGATCGGGTCTTAATCTTAACTTTCTCATTAAGCAATTATCAATCGCCAAACAAAATCATCAACAACAATGAAATACCAACAAAATATGACATTCATTCCATTTAAGATGGTTCATAAAAGATTAGATAAACTTAACATAGTTTAATAGTTTAATACTACGAGTAGAGCAATTAAGAAACTCAAATTGAGTCAAACACAACTATTGTGGTCAAAGCCCACTGTTTCCATGTAACAAGCCATCTAAGCAGTAGCAGTAGCACTAGATAGAAAAGCTTGTCCTGGTTGACGGTTTGCCAGTGGTCCATGGCACCCAAGAAGCTGCAAGGCCACGAGAAGGAACTTGTAAATTAGATAagctaaaaataacttttaaaaagatCAATTGAATGCAAAATATGCTTCAAACAAATCCAGATCCaagtataaataaacaaataaatgtcTTCAAGCATGAAGAAAACAACATGCAGTGAAATTTCATCCACATGCAGGTGCAGCTTTCCATTACCTTAGCATTCACACCATCAGGCACAATCCTGCTCTCTGACTTGTACTTGAGATAATCAGCACGGCTAAACTTGGTGAAACCCCTGAACAAGCATTTAAAACAACTACAGTTAAACCAAATATGTAAAAGAGTCACGTAGGACAAAGGACCaaaataaagaaactaaaatcaaataCTTGACAAAACAGGTAGTAATCACAACCCAATAaaaatacaagttttttttttcaggaaatataaaatatattgctCATAATTCAAATCAAGGTACAATGGCAAAAACCCAACTCAAGTCTAAAACTGATTTAACTGATCTATAAGTATTCATGTTCAGAAACAAAAGCTTACTGtcaaaagaattaataattaatacatacCATTTCCGGCTAACTATGATCTTCTGACGACCAGGGAACTTAAACTTAGCACGACGAAGAGCCTCCTGTGCATGATGACTGTTGCTGTCCTTGCAGCGGACAGAAAGAAGAACCTGACCAATGGCGACTCTAGCACATGTTCCCTGTGGCTTTCCAAATGCACCTCTCATTCCAGTCTGAAGCCTATCAGCTCCAGCACATGAAAGCATTTTGTTGATCCTAAGAACATGGAATGGATGTACTCGGACTCTCAAGTGGAAAGCATCTTTTCCAGCAAATTTCGCCATATATTTGTTGCATGCAATTCTAGCAGCTTCCAATGCTTCACttgaaacattttctttttcccaGCTAACCAGATGAACACAGAAGGGAAACTCATCAACACCTTTCTTCTTCATACCAACATCATAAATTCTGATCTTAGGATCAGGAACACCACGGCAAAAGCGTGATTTGGGGTATGGCTTGTTTTTTATCTGCCGATAACACCTTGCAGGCCCTAAAATCATACACCATTCGTCATTCCCATCATGCCATGAATATGACACATAAAAAGTCAATCCTTTTCATTCTGACACCATTTTCAATAATTACAGTATACAAACACATATTATCATTCAAGTGATTCAACCATGATACATAGGACTGCACTGTAGTCACAGAGAGAACGCAATTAAAAAGAAGGACCTCCTAACTGATATCAATACTATAAAGCTCTAAATACAAATAACATTGAGCAAAACATAC encodes the following:
- the LOC100815571 gene encoding 60S ribosomal protein L10, yielding MGRRPARCYRQIKNKPYPKSRFCRGVPDPKIRIYDVGMKKKGVDEFPFCVHLVSWEKENVSSEALEAARIACNKYMAKFAGKDAFHLRVRVHPFHVLRINKMLSCAGADRLQTGMRGAFGKPQGTCARVAIGQVLLSVRCKDSNSHHAQEALRRAKFKFPGRQKIIVSRKWGFTKFSRADYLKYKSESRIVPDGVNAKLLGCHGPLANRQPGQAFLSSATATA
- the LOC100813613 gene encoding uncharacterized protein — protein: MSRITQFRALLLRGTTNQRSPLRRPAVADSSFASKPSFSNAAAFRASSPVFHPQQRLGNSTFRFFSSNFDKGFAQKVFDKPAAAVTSAFSRYREAIGLQIEAFFKRNTLFLWGAGGVVLCAFLWRILFGIANLFVGLSEGMAKYGFLALSSAIVAFTGLYIRARLTINPDKAYRMAMTKLNTSAGILEVMGAPLSGTDLRAYVMSGGGLTVKKFKPSVRGRRCFLIFPIRGSEKKGLVSVEVKKKKGQYHMKLLAVDVPMASGPDQRLYLIGNEEEYRVGGGIISELRDPVVRAMAATKEFDDLDEIEEEEDAERERQEAERKEHEEIEKLEKSSGT